The DNA sequence GGTACGACTCGATCTCCTCGCGCTCCTCGGACTTGCGCAGCGCCTTGATGCTGAGCGCGATCTTGCGGTCACGCGCGTCCACCGCCGTCACCTCGGCCTCGACCTCCTGGCCGGGCTGGAACAGCCCCTGCGGCTTGTCGACGCGATCCATGCTGAGCTGCGAGACGTGGATGAGGCCTTCGATGCCCTCCTCCACCTCCATGAACACGCCGAAGTCGGTGACGCTGGTGACCTTGCCGTGCACCCGCGTGCCGACCGGGTAGCGCGAGCTCATGCTCGACCATGGATCCTCGGCCAACTGCTTGATGCCGAGCGAGATGCGTTCGTTCTCGACGTCGATGCCGAGCACCACCGCCTCGACCTCGTCGCCCTTCTGGAACAGCTCCGACGGGTGGCGGACCTTCTTGGTCCAGTGCAGGTCGGAGATGTGCACCAGCCCGTCGATGCCCTCCTCGACGCCGATGAACACGCCGAAGTCGGTGAGGTTCTTCACCGGGCCCTTGATGTGGCTGCCGATCGGATGGTTGATGCGCACCATCTCCCAGGGGTTCGGCTCCGCCTGCTTGAGCCCCAGGGAAATTCTGCGGTTGCCGGTGTCGACGTCGAGCACCATGACGTCGACTTCCTGGCCCACCTCCAGCACCTTCGAGGGATGGGTGACGCGCTTGGTCCACGACATCTCGGAGACGTGCACCAGGCCCTCGATGCCGGGCTCGAGCTCGACGAAGGCGCCGTAGTCGGCCAGGCTCACCACCTTGCCGTGCACCCGCGCGCCGACCGGATAGCGCTCGGCGACGCTCGCCCACGGGTCGGGCATGATCTGCTTCATGCCCAGCGACACGCGACCGCGCTCGGGATCGTACTTGAGGACGACGACGCGGGCGCGGTCGCCGACGTTGACCACGTCGGACGGCTTGTTCACCCGGCCCCACGACATGTCGGTCACGTGCAGCAGGCCGTCGATGCCGCCGAGGTCCACGAACGCCCCGTAGTCGGTGATGTTCTTGACGATGCCCTCGAGGATGACGCCCTCCTCGAGCACCTTCAGCGTCTCCTGCTTCAACTGCGCGCGTTCCTTCTCCATCACCGCGCGCCGCGAGACGACGACGTTGCCGCGCGCGCGGTTGAACTTCAGCACCGCGAAGTGCCCGCGCTGGCCGATGTAGCGATCGAGATTGCGCGACGGCCGCAGGTCGGCGTGCGAGCCGGGCAGGAACGCCGGGACGCCGACGTCCACCTTCAGACCGCCCTTCACCTTGCCGACGATGACGCCCTCGACGACGCCGTTGTTCTGGAAGGCCTCCTCGATGTCCCGCCACACCTTGGCCTGTTCGGCCTTGCTGCGGGAGAGCAGGATGCCGCCGTGTTCGCCCTCGTCGGCATCGAAGTAGACGTCGATCTCATCGCCCTCGTGAACCGTCACCTCGCCGTCGCGGGTGCTGAACTCGCTGATCGGGATCTGTCCTTCGGACTTGTACCCGATGTCCACGGTGACCTGGTCGCGGCCGATGTTCACCACCCGGCCCCGGACCACTTCGCCCGGCTTGACGGCGCGCAAGCTCTCTTCGAAGAGCTTGCGAAACTCGTCGCCGCCGCCTTCGGGCGCGGCCACTCTGGGTTGCTGACTCATGTGGGTAATCCTCTCTCGAGACGAGATTCCGGCTTCATAGCCCCGAAGGGTGTTACTTTTCAAGGGTTCCCCTGCGCCGCCACGAGCTTGCGCACGCGCGCCACGACCTCGTCGACGCTCTCGCTGGTGGTGTCGACGAGCAGCGCGTCGGCGGCGGGCACCAGCGGCGAGTGCGCCCGGCCGCGGTCGCGCGCGTCGCGCTCCTCGATCTCGCGCTGGATGTGTCCCAGGTCGGCGGGGTCGCCCCGCGCGGCGAGCTCCGCCCAGCGCCGGCGCGCCCGCTCCGCGGCGCTGGCGACGAGAAAGATCTTCACCGTGGCGTGCGGCAGGACGACGGTGCCGATGTCGCGCCCCTCCATCACCACCCCGCCGCCCTCCCCCATCCGGCGCTGCAGGGCGACCAGGCGTTCGCGCACCGCCGGGTGGGTCGAGACCCTGGACGCCCACTGCCCGGCCTCCGCGCTGCGGATGGCGCCGGTCAGATCGCGGCCGTTGGCGAGCACGCGCACGCCGTCGGCGCGCTCGGCGAACTCCAGGCGCAGCGCGTCGCACAGCGCCGCCAGCGCCGGCGCATCGTCGAGTTCGACGCCGGCCTCGTCGGCCAGCACGCCGACCACGCGGTACATGGCGCCGGTGTCGACGTAGCGCAGGCCGAGCGCCTGGGCGAGGCGCCGGCTGACGGTGCTCTTGCCGGCGCCGGCGGGCCCGTCGATGGCGATCGTCGGCTTCATCGCCGCAGCCCCTCCAGACGGGCGAAGAAGTCGGGAAAGGTCTTGGCGACGCACCCCGGATCGGCGATCGTCACCCCCGGCACCTTCAGGCCGACGAGCGCGAAGGCCATGGCGATGCGGTGGTCGTCGTAGGTCGCGATCCGCGCCGCGTGCAGCGGCGACGGCCAGACGCTGAGGCCGTCGTCGCGCTCCTCGACCCGCGCCCCGAGGCGCGCCAGCTCGCTGGCGACGGCGCGCAGCCGGTCGCTCTCCTGCCAGCGCAGGTGGGCGACGTTGCGGATGTGCACCGGCCCGCTGGCGAAGGGCGCGATCGCCGCCAGGGTGGGCGCGGTATCGGAGCAGGCGTTGAGGTCGGCGTCGATGCCGGCGAGCTGCGCCGGCCCCTCGACGCTGATCGCGTCCGCCTCCCAGCGCACGCGCGCCCCCATGCGCTCGAGCAGGGCGGCGAACGCGACGTCCCCCTGCAGCGAGCCGCGGTGCAGGCCGACGACCCGCACCCGCCCGCCGGTGAGCGCCGCCGCCGCCCAGAAGTAGTGCGCGCTCGAGGCGTCCGGCTCGACGGCGTAGCGCTGGGCGCGATAGCGCTGGCCGCTCGCGACCCGATAGACGCGGTCGCCGGCGCGCTCCACCGTCACCCCCCACTGCCCCATCACCGCCACCGTCATGTCGATGTACGGCTGGGCGATGACCGGGCCGGTGAGCGTGATGACGACGTCGCGCGCCGCGTACGGCGCCACCTGCAGCAACGCCGAGACGAACTGGCTCGAGCGCGCCGCCGCCAGCTCGGTGGCGCCGCCGGGCAGGCCGTCGGCCTCGACCAGCACCGGCGGCGACCCGGTGCCGGCTTCGCTGCGCAGCCGCGCGCCGAGGCGCCCCAGGGCGTCGACGAGATCCTGGATCGGCCGCTCGCGCATGCGCGGCGTCCCGTCGATGCGGTATCGGCCGTGGCCGAGGCAGAGCGCCGCGACCAGGAAGCGCATCGCCGTCCCGGCGTTGCCGACGAACAGCTCGGCGGCGGCGCGGGGCCAGGTGCCGCCGCGGCCCTCGATGGTCAGCCGGGCGGCCGCCTCGTCGGCCTCGACCGCGATGCCGAGGGCGCGCAGCGCCGCCGCCATGTAGCGGGTGTCGTCGCTGAACAGCACCCCGTCGAGCACCGAGCGGCCGTCGGCCAGCGCCGCCAACAGGGCGACCCGGTTGCTGATCGACTTCGAGCCCGGCACCCGCACCACCGCGTCGGGCGGCCGCGCCAGGGGCTGCAGCGTGATCGCGTCGTCGCTCACGCCGCGCCGCCGTCAGCGCCGCCGCGCCGCGCCGCGACCGCGGCCTCGAGCAGCGCCTGCAGCGCCCGTTCGTCGCCCGCCGCCACCGCGGCGCGCAGCCGCGCCACCGCGGCGCTGAAGGCGTCGGTCGCCGCCAGCACCGCCTCGGCGTTGGCGAGCAGGATGTCGCGCCACAGCTCGGCCGGGCTGGCGGCGACGCGCGTCGCGTCGCGCCAACTGCCGCCGGCGAACGCCGCCATGCCGCCGTCCGCCGCCGCCAGCGCGCCCACCAGCGCGTAGGCGACGACGTGCGGCAGGTGGCTCACCCAGGCGAGCGCCCGGTCGTGCGCCGCCGGCGTCATCGTCTGCACCCGCGCGCCGACGCCCTCCCAGAGCCCCCGCACCCGCGCCAGCGCCGCCGCGTCGGTGCGCGGCGACGGCGTCAGGATGCACGGCGCGCCGCGGAACAGCGCCGCGTCGGCGGCGGCGGCGCCGGCGCGCTCGCTGCCGGCGATCGGATGCCCGCCGACGAACGGGCGATCGGCCGGCAGCACCGCTTCGCACTGCGCCACCACCTCGCCCTTGACGCTGCCGACGTCGGTGACCAGGGTCCCGGGCCGCAGGTGCGGCAGCAGGCTCCGCGCCACCGCCGCGGTGCTGCGCACCGGCACCGCCAGCACCACGAGGTCGACCGGCCCGAGGCCGGCGGGGTCGCGCAGCGTGCGGTCGCAGATGCCGCGCGCCCGCGCCACCGCCAGGTTCGCCTCGCCGCGGCCGATGCCGACTACCTCGCCGATCAGCCCGGCGGCGCGCGCCGCCAGCGCCAGCGAGCCGCCGATCAGCCCGACGCCGACGATCGCCGCGCGCTCAAACCCCAACGCCCCGCCCTTCCTCGCGCAGGGTGCGCAGCGCCGCCACCAGCCGCTCGTTCTCGTTGCGCGTGCCGACGGTGACCCGCACGTGCTCCGGGAAGCCGTACACCGGCACCGGGCGCACGATGACGCCGAGGCGCAGCAACTGGTCGTAGAGCCGCGCCGCGTTGCCGACCCGCACCAGGATGAAGTTCGCCCAGCTCGGGACGCATTCCAGGCCGAGCTCGGCGAACGCCGCGCGCAGGAACGCCATGCCCTCGCGGTTGACGGCGCGCGTGCGCTCGACGTGCTCGTCGTCGTCGAGCGCCGCCAGGGCCGCCACCTGGGCGAGCGTGTTGACGTTGAACGGCGCCCGCAGGCGGTTCAGCAGGTCGATGATCGCCGGATGCGCGACGCCGTAGCCGATGC is a window from the bacterium genome containing:
- the cmk gene encoding (d)CMP kinase, which encodes MKPTIAIDGPAGAGKSTVSRRLAQALGLRYVDTGAMYRVVGVLADEAGVELDDAPALAALCDALRLEFAERADGVRVLANGRDLTGAIRSAEAGQWASRVSTHPAVRERLVALQRRMGEGGGVVMEGRDIGTVVLPHATVKIFLVASAAERARRRWAELAARGDPADLGHIQREIEERDARDRGRAHSPLVPAADALLVDTTSESVDEVVARVRKLVAAQGNP
- the aroA gene encoding 3-phosphoshikimate 1-carboxyvinyltransferase; its protein translation is MSDDAITLQPLARPPDAVVRVPGSKSISNRVALLAALADGRSVLDGVLFSDDTRYMAAALRALGIAVEADEAAARLTIEGRGGTWPRAAAELFVGNAGTAMRFLVAALCLGHGRYRIDGTPRMRERPIQDLVDALGRLGARLRSEAGTGSPPVLVEADGLPGGATELAAARSSQFVSALLQVAPYAARDVVITLTGPVIAQPYIDMTVAVMGQWGVTVERAGDRVYRVASGQRYRAQRYAVEPDASSAHYFWAAAALTGGRVRVVGLHRGSLQGDVAFAALLERMGARVRWEADAISVEGPAQLAGIDADLNACSDTAPTLAAIAPFASGPVHIRNVAHLRWQESDRLRAVASELARLGARVEERDDGLSVWPSPLHAARIATYDDHRIAMAFALVGLKVPGVTIADPGCVAKTFPDFFARLEGLRR
- a CDS encoding 30S ribosomal protein S1 — translated: MSQQPRVAAPEGGGDEFRKLFEESLRAVKPGEVVRGRVVNIGRDQVTVDIGYKSEGQIPISEFSTRDGEVTVHEGDEIDVYFDADEGEHGGILLSRSKAEQAKVWRDIEEAFQNNGVVEGVIVGKVKGGLKVDVGVPAFLPGSHADLRPSRNLDRYIGQRGHFAVLKFNRARGNVVVSRRAVMEKERAQLKQETLKVLEEGVILEGIVKNITDYGAFVDLGGIDGLLHVTDMSWGRVNKPSDVVNVGDRARVVVLKYDPERGRVSLGMKQIMPDPWASVAERYPVGARVHGKVVSLADYGAFVELEPGIEGLVHVSEMSWTKRVTHPSKVLEVGQEVDVMVLDVDTGNRRISLGLKQAEPNPWEMVRINHPIGSHIKGPVKNLTDFGVFIGVEEGIDGLVHISDLHWTKKVRHPSELFQKGDEVEAVVLGIDVENERISLGIKQLAEDPWSSMSSRYPVGTRVHGKVTSVTDFGVFMEVEEGIEGLIHVSQLSMDRVDKPQGLFQPGQEVEAEVTAVDARDRKIALSIKALRKSEEREEIESYLQREREGGRFSFEDILGSDLRLDRDDQAKRGDNGETK
- a CDS encoding prephenate dehydrogenase/arogenate dehydrogenase family protein yields the protein MGFERAAIVGVGLIGGSLALAARAAGLIGEVVGIGRGEANLAVARARGICDRTLRDPAGLGPVDLVVLAVPVRSTAAVARSLLPHLRPGTLVTDVGSVKGEVVAQCEAVLPADRPFVGGHPIAGSERAGAAAADAALFRGAPCILTPSPRTDAAALARVRGLWEGVGARVQTMTPAAHDRALAWVSHLPHVVAYALVGALAAADGGMAAFAGGSWRDATRVAASPAELWRDILLANAEAVLAATDAFSAAVARLRAAVAAGDERALQALLEAAVAARRGGADGGAA